The Apium graveolens cultivar Ventura chromosome 10, ASM990537v1, whole genome shotgun sequence nucleotide sequence TGCAAAGAAAATTACCTTAATTTGAAGGAGCTCCATATGTTTATCTTCCACACCTTGTGCAAATTCAAGGCTTATTTGATTAACATTTTGATATCTTGCCTATAGCATATACACAGAGAGATAACATTAAACATAGACAAATATACATCACAATTAAAACCCACGAGCCATCAAATTTCagttatatataaataaataaataaatatgtgtgtgtgtgtcacAAATCGAAAGTTTAACAAACATACAACTTGATATTTGAATCATACGGGACTGTATTGTACAGATTAGAGGATACTTTTAGCCAGAAAACTTTAGTTGAATGAAAGGAGCATGTAAGCTTAATAAGGTGCTCAGAAAACAGTCACTTGGGGCATCAAGTAAGACAATCTTTTCTCTATATCCATATTGTATACCCGACACCCGACGGCTTTCTTAAACACACGACCAAGTAAAGTTTTTTTTAATAACACACTAGTGATATAGAAGATGACTTTGTCTAAGCACCTTCTAAGATTATGGCACAAATAGggtttataactaatttattgaCTCCAGTGAAAGTTAGTTATCATAGCCATAAGTAATGCAAGACATTACAAATTTGAAAAGGCAATACATCacaaatttttcaaaaataaaaaattatatactTATCTCTACCGTATTGCATTATTTATAACTATAAATAAGCTTATTAGTTATTAGATGTGTACAATTTAATTCAAATAAACGTGACTCTATGTTCACAATGTACCACTACAGAAATTATTATCAAGCTCACAACAAAACTGAGCAAGTAGTAGGCAAATTCATTGAAGGCAAACCAGTGAAAGAGCAGCTAGAAGACGTTCCCCGGCATTATTGTATTCACGAAGATCGATCACCTgcaaaaaaatcaattttatttCACTACTCATtacaatctctctctctccctctcctctccccctttccctccctccccctctctctctctctctctctccctctctctccctctctctctctctctctctctctctctctctctctctctctctctctcttctcttcaatcaaatctcgataaatgaataaaattCTCCGATACCGAAACTAATAATTGAACATTAGCAAGACAGGAGACAATACTTACAGGCCAGAGCGACGAATAGGAGTTAAGAGAACGGCGAAGTGAAGGAGAGACTAATAACAGAGAGATTAGGTCTTTATGTGGAACTATAAATCTAGAACACACTATTTTCATTACTTGTGGTAATATCGTGTCTCTTCTCCATTCCTCTTCTTCCTCGATTTTCGTGCTTTTCTCGATGCTCTCAAACGCCATTGTTAAATTGATTCACTTGCTGAGCAGCTGAGTGAATGAGattaattaaaatgaatttattgtATTTGTTTAATTGCgtgataataataatatgggCCTTGAGTTGGGGCTTGGGCTATATTGGACTCCATTAAACATACGTTTGCTTATTTTTAGTACATTCTTAATATAACTAGTTTATAGTCGTGCTACGCACACGGatctcaaaaattatttaataaaataaataaataaatttataatttaaattgaataatatgattatgaaacattaaattatctatataataagtgtattgcatctacatattatgataaatttatttaagaactactttcgttacatatgttatttttatgttatatattttatgtgattatttctataaatagatctattaaaatttaaacattacttcaaatttgtattaaaaatttACCATAAGTAACAACattcatatttaaaattgtatTGCAAAGTTTCTATAATTAAAATGGGTCATAATAAGTACATGGATTATGGATCTTTTATAAACTTAATATGGATACCAAATCTAAAAATGGATAATCCAATGGgtcaaattaaagttaaaaatcaTATCCGAACCAAAATATGGATACCGAATCTCAGGAAAGGGTTATCCAgcaatttataatatatagatttCCAAGCCTTGAATTTGTACCGATACAACAGTCCATCACTCCGAAAAAGTTAGCGATTTGACAGTCCAAGGTTAGCGATTTGACAATGTCTTTACACTTTCGGATGGGTAGAGTTCTAATATCATTTATATAACATCCAATTCCACAACCGCATGTGTATCGGATCCAACAACCCACCACATATCAGTCAGAAAAAACTAGCGATTTGGTACACATTAATTGCTGGTTTGTATCCGTAAAGATCCcaaacatttttatttttatcgATGCGGGATGTTACACTTAATTTCCTTTAGAAACAAAAATGGAAGCGTTATTCGTCGTTTTTGAGTCATGGCATCTTCAAATATATCGCAAAAAAAACCCATTGCTGAATGGATAATGCATTTTCTTACAGTATTGTACAATAACAATATAATGTAGAACACAGTACATTTTTGGGTCATTTTCTGAGAGATCTCAAGCTATCCTTAACGCTAACATATGACATTGCTACATTTTCAGAATAAATGTACCAGGGGGATGCAATAGTGTAACTTCGCGGCGACTCTGCTTACAAGTTACAAGTGCTGTTGAGAGCAGATCAGAGAGTTTTTAAAGTGGTTGATACTTGATAGTTTACACTTCTATGCCTGACTCTCTGGGCCTGCTGGTTTCGAGTTCAGAAGTGGTTGCAGAGCCTTGACAACGATTGTCATGTTTGGTCGAAAATCAGCTTCGTATTGAACACAAAGTGCTGCAACTGCTCCCATCTGCAATCAAATGCAAGAAGAAACAATATATTCACAAAGAATCTTCAataaaaaagaaattgaaaaaacttAATTTTTTTCCTCTAAGAATAGTAAAAACAGTCATAAGCGCGCTGTTTATTGAACTTTTATGATCCAATCTGAGAACTGAACAGGCAGATTAAACTTTAGTTTTCAGACAAATGCTGAATCATATGGATCTTACTGAACTAACTGTAACGATGCACGAATAAGGATGAGGAGAAGAACCTTAGCAATCGCCTTTGGTGGGAAATCGTTTTCCAGCTTGGGATCTACACATTGCCTTACTTTATCTTCACTCAGTCTTGGAGTTGCCTGCAGATGtaatgacttcttgataagccTACTTAAATATGTGCAGAGGAGATTTTCAAAATTTAAGGCTaaaagaaagaaatatgcaccCAAGTAACAAGACTCTGCTGTCCCTTTGGCATTGTGTGATCGACTGGCTTCCTTCCTGTTAAAAGCTCAAGAAGAACCACCCCGAAACTGTAAACATCACTTTTCTGAGTTATTTGGCCTGTCATGGCATACCTGAACCAAATCACAAGGACACGGAACAAAAAAATCATTACTTTAGTGACATAAAAGACTATAAACTCGTCAACTACAGAGATACTTGAATGTATTACAAGTGCAAGCCGTGTTTCACTGGATATATGAAAGAGAGAGAAACAATTCATACTCTGGAGCATGATAGCCAAATGTTCCCAAGACTCTAGTTGAATGCAGCCGAGCAGCTGTGTCAGATGACTGATTCGTTAAACTGAAATCAGCAATCTTGGCAACAAAATCGTCAAACAGAAGGACGTTGCTGGATCTGACATCACGATGAACAATTGGAGGCTGAACCTTTTCATGTAGAAACTCAAGGCCTCTTGCTGCACCATAAGCAACTTTAACCCTTTGGCTCCAACTAAGAACAGGACCGGGTTCAGCCCCTTGTACACCCTTCCGCCCTGTGCCAGTATATTACCAACTGTGAACCCCTCGTTTGAAATCCAAAATATCTACTAAAGTGAAACCTTGACGTACCATGTAATACATCATGTAAGGATCCCATAGCTGCATATTGATATGCCAAAATTCTATTGTTCGACTCTAAGCAATAACCAATCAACTGTGTGAAATGATCATTCTTAAGTCTTGACACCATGGAAAGCTGCATGAGGTAATGTGATAGCAACACAAGTTAAGTGACCTAACAAGACCAACTATGTTCATTTTACATAAGAAAAATGGTACTTGAAATCACCTGTGCTGTAAAATCAGAGTCTGGATCTTGGGAAGAACTAGTATCAAGCTTCTTAATTGCAGCACTGGTTCCGTCACTCAACTTTCCATAGAAAACACGTCCATACGAACCTTCTCCAATCAAAGCTTTTGTGCCAAAGTTGCCGGTCATCTTATTCAGCTCATCTAAAGGCAAAGCTGGTATTTCAATAGGCAAAACTTTGTTTGCACCTCCTCTTACAACCCCAGAACCCCTTGGTTCTCCTCGATTACTGCCTAGAGAATCATTAGACATCATAATCTGATTAACCAATAGTTTGATGAAATTAACAAATGCAAAAAGAACATGTATGAAATAGATTGAGATAGTGCATCAAGAACATTGAATCCTAAAGTTTTGCAGTACACACTCATAGACCATACTAACTGACCATATCATATATAGTTGTAACAGTGTGCTATAAGAAATCAAACATCTTTCGAATTTCACTTTCTGAAAATTGCAGCTTTGAGCAGGACTGCAGGATTAAAAAAAACTACATCTGAGCACCAATAAGCAGAGGGGAAATGTTACCTCCTGCACCGCCTCTTGGAGGTCCACCTCTAGGAGGCGCGGTGGTGTATTGATGACTAGGTGGACCACCGCTCTCCTCTTCTGCATCTTTACAGCAGAACATGCTTCGAATGACTGCAACGTGCTCAACTACAAACCTCAAATTTTTTTATCTGAAAATTATGTGCTGCAGTGCTTTGCTTCCTGAATCCTTCTTATGACTTTCTTCAGCACCAATACATCAACCTACAGAATATCATATTAAAAGCCTCAGAACAAACCATTGAACAAAATTCATCTTTTTTCCCCCATTGCcgcattttattttattttttctttcgaGGGTGGAGAAAAGCTCAAAAAATCACAAACATCGTAGAACTGAATGAATGTCCCTAATTGTATTTAAGTGGTGACACCATAAATTTGTCAAGAATTTCGAATTCCTGCTGACCAAATGATACACAACTAGTTCAACAATTATTTTCAAGAACATTTACACAGGTAACAACAAAATCTCGAAAAAAAAGGGATGATCAAGTTAACCAAACATAATGCATGAAGCGATGGAGTAAGAACATACCagataattaatattaattacgAAAAAATATCTCGAATCGCCAACATTAAAAATGTAATAAGAAATTGTAAATGGAGGGTATAAGAAaaaagaggaagaggaagaacaGGAAAATTGTCTCTCTCTTCCTGTGTCTGCATTTTGTGTTTTTTGGTAAATTAAGGTAGGCAATTCTTTAGCGGGAAATTCGGTTGGGACTTTCTTTTAACCACTAATGAAGATTTTCATCATTATATATAAACCTATCCAACGGTCAGTTTTCACTTTTTCTTTTTAAAGTTTTATTAAGTAATTTCATGTTTTAAATTTTTAAGTTAGTCATGAATAATACTACGAAATTTATCGAGTTTAAACACAAATGTATCTACGATAACAATATTAATCGTCAGAACCACAATGACATGACAAAGTTTCGAAAGTAGAAGCGGTAATACAGATTTTTCTAGTATTTAGGAGTTTGATTTTAACTAGGAACTTTAAATATTATCATTTGTCGTTTCCTATGATTAATATCGAGTTTGGTTTAAACTCGAAACTATGAATATTATCATTTGTCGTTTCCTATGATCAACTTATATGGCGGAAGCGATTTGATACCCTTTATATATCAACATTCAATGTAATTTTGTCCAAATCAATGATAAAAGTCCCAAAATACACCGCCAATTAGATCATGTCAACTTAGTATTTGAGAATAGTTTTGGGAACTCTGACGTTTCCCTTTTGTCTTTGCGACCGACAACcagttttattataattttttgtaTCTTGCCTCGTTAAACAAATACATGATTAATCAAATCCTTTCATTTAAGTAATCATCCCTCAGTAACTTGCAAATGTGTGAAAGAGTCACCTTCAAAAGATAAGTAGAAACATGGGCAATTTCATTTGAGAAATGATGTTTTCTCAACCAAAAACATCAATTTAAATATTCAATGTAACCTACATTTGCTTCCACGGTTACAGTTGTAACCTTTCTCTAGAGTCTAGACCATCAAAGCTCAATGAAAAGAACATTAAGACTGAATCTGAATGAGAGCTCAGAAGACATGAGCATTTCGATCTTAGATCTTGTTACATGCATTTTGTATGCACAAAAAGCATGACCCTAACGAGACCTTTCAGCCTTTGTCATATGGCGAGCCACAAGGGGGAACTCGCAAACTATACAAATAAAAGACATCTGCTACTGCTCTTTCCATATGCGGCCGGTGACCCTTAACTTGAGTTCTTCCCTGTCCCCGCCAGAAAAGAAGAGTGCTAAATTTCTGGGAATGATGAGACCATCTAGGCTGTCACGAACTTTCCGGTGACTGTCACGGATACTCCTCGGAACCCCTTGCCATGTTAACTTACGCCCGTACCCACCAACTTCCAAAGAATAGCTAAACTTTTTAGCCTCACTATCTTCGCCCATGAATCTCAAGAAAGAAATGTAAACAGGTGCCATACCTAGCTGGAATGCCTCAAAATGCAAGCAAAACTGTCTTCCATAGCAATTGAAGAcctatattaaataataaaaagtTTAGGCCAGGTATAAGAGTCTCCTGATCAATATAGACTTTCAACAACTTATTATTGTTAAAGCAATTAAAAGCTAAAGATTGCACTCAAAGATTGTGTAATTTACACACCCGACAGACTAGCACATACATTCATAGATAACAAGGTAATTTATGATATCTACAAGCTAGTTAATTCTGACCTAATAAATCATGCCCAAAATCCCCAAAACGAGGCTTAGATATGCATTTTCAATCTCAACTAATTTGATGAACTGAGTTTTTTTAGCTCGGATGGGACTAGCTTGACAAGTAGGACTATCAATACCAGACAATAAATTATTGCGCTATTCGAGTTCAACTACTATAGGAAAACAAATTCTTGATCTTATTCAAACATAATGCGTTCACTGTACTTCTGTTCAGAAACTACTCAATATTTTTAAAGTCCAAATGCATTGTACAATAAGATTTAATCATAGACAAACCAGTAACTTGTAGACCTGGCaacgtttcgtgtcgtgtacaaACGTTCCATGTACTTTCGTGTTTTCGTGTACCAAACTTTAAACCCGAACCCGGGCCGGATTTGCATTCGTGTACCAATTTGGTGACACTAACCCGGAACTAATATATTCGTGTTTACCCGCTTTAGTACACTAAAGTACACGAATTATATACGAAAaatattaattgttaaaaatGCAATAGATAATTGAATGGTAAAGTACTCACGTAGTCAAggaacaataaaatatattttagtatttataattatatatatgttatttagaataggTAAAATTCACGTTTGGtatttagtatatatatgtataatatatatttttaaaaatttaattatttatttattccgtGTACTTTTGCTCCGTGTCGTGTACCTATATTTTTCGTATATAATTCGTGTACTTTCGAACCCAAACACTAATTATTCGTGTCGTTTCGTACCGTATTCACGTGTCGTATACCAGGTCTAGTGACTTGTAGTCTTGTAGTTCCACTGGCACCCGGGCGTACTAGAGGTTCAGGGTCAAGCTCAGTGGAGGCATTGTGTGCATGAGTATTTGTATTTATGTAATTGACCAATTTTAACTTTTTTACAAAAATAACATGAGGACATGGAATTACATACACTAGATGCCTTCAATAAAAATCAATGTATAATAAATTGACTATGATATAATACATAGACTACAAAATGAGCAGAAAACTAAAGAGTAAAGACTTCCAAATTTCTCATTAGTAGATTCTCAACTGAGTCAACTTTCCTAACTATTAACTTATTGTATACTTCAAGCAAATAATCTGTAATTTAACGGTAGACAGCTTAATCTAACaaaacaaaattaattaataaacacaaattaataCCGATATCGTAATCGAGATTTCCATGTAAATAAAACTTACAGTTAGCATCCAGGTTGCATTTTCAACTTCATGAGGATTTGCTTTGACATAGCGATGATTGAATGTACATCCATCATGCATGTCAACATTGTGATCATCTTTGAGATGGGTAACAAGGGTTGGAATGTCACTGGAGATGGAGCATTCAGATCCAGCATAAGGACAACTGTAAGGACGAAATCGACAGTGTTGTTCATGCTTGAGTTTGCTGTAGTATGGAAAAATATCATCACAACCAAGACTTCGGTATCTGCAGGGGAGTTCCAATGATTCAGCTACTTTCTCCAAAGCCAAACACCTAATATTTCCAAGCTCAAGGCGACATGTTGGGCAACAGTTGTGCACTCTTATTTTGCAGTCCGAGCATAGTGTGTGGCCATTTGGGCACTAACAAATTAATGAAAACAAGGGATGTTAAGTTCAAAAGTGtgaattaaatacaattattaatgTGTTGGATAAACAGAGTGCATCATCTCCACTTTCAAAAAAACGAAGAGGATAAACAGAGTGCATTATCTCCAATttaaaaaaaaaggaaaaggaGAACAGAGAGCAAGACGCAGATATAATTTTAATTTGACACATATATCCATGTGAGAAGACAGAAGATTACTACACATACATTAATCCTCATATACGGGCCCTAGGTTCCAACACAACATAAAGGTCCTTAACGTAGTTGAAAGTTTGACATATAACCCGATAGTGGTGGTTAGGCTTGAAATTCTAACGAGAATGGCTATACAACAAAATTACTTCATGCTTAAGATGTGCCTTTCATTTGCAGCGGAAAAGAATTATACCTTAGTTAATATAAGTAATATAACTAACCTAAATTATAATTTCAACAAGTGAGTGGCAAGAAGAGATTGGGCATATGAGAAAACAAAAAAGGAAAAGGAGCATCTGTAATTATCTCTGAACAATGATCCTTAAACAAAAGTCATTACTTGGTCAATTGTTAAGATCACATCTAATTATATATGCTGTTTAATCTAACTATATATGAGGTGTGATACCCTTTCGATGGACTCTTAGACCCTCAACATAGAGCCTGACAAAGAGAAATTGGACTCTTGTTTAGGGCAGGGAGAGTATACCACTGCAAATTTTTCCCAACTCCTAGCGTAACAAGACACACGCATATATCCGTACACATAAATGCATAATTAATAAGGTTATGCTTGCATAAAACATTCTAATATAATGAGTCTAAGCAGATATGCTAATATAATGCAAGTTATATTTCAAGACTAACATATATCGATGTATTGACTAAAATTACGATTATATATCAATGTACCATCACAAAAATTACGATTTTGAGATGAGTGGCCAACAATAACCAGCTGGATACGTATTTTGAACAAGTGTATCAATGTTATATTGTTATGCATATATAGCTGGTGCATCCTTGCTCAATATTTGTAAGTTTTATTGAAGTTTCACAGAAAGTTTGGGTAACAAGAAACAATTTAAACTGAATACAGCATTTCTTGTAGGGGTACCCCAATATTATCTTTTTGAGATACGCATTTACAAAAGGCGTATCCTAAACAAATGGGATATCCAATTTGTAAATGTGTATCCCGATTGTTAAAATTGGCACCGCCTTAAAAATTTGTTATTATTGTCAATTTTAGCTAAACAATGGTTACATTTTTAATGTATTTCTAAACATGAACGAGTATTCCTCCCCAAAGTATGTTTACAGCTCATAATTAAAGTTCTCAATAATTATTTCATTAGGCATCATGATGTTATGTATATTGGTCAGCGGAACATTATCATTGCATCAGCTATTCGGCCTAAAGAATCAAAAGTCGCAAGTTCTTCAAAAAGTACCAGCTCTTGCTCTGTTGGAGCTTCTACTG carries:
- the LOC141692784 gene encoding putative protein kinase At2g41970; translation: MFCCKDAEEESGGPPSHQYTTAPPRGGPPRGGAGGSNRGEPRGSGVVRGGANKVLPIEIPALPLDELNKMTGNFGTKALIGEGSYGRVFYGKLSDGTSAAIKKLDTSSSQDPDSDFTAQLSMVSRLKNDHFTQLIGYCLESNNRILAYQYAAMGSLHDVLHGRKGVQGAEPGPVLSWSQRVKVAYGAARGLEFLHEKVQPPIVHRDVRSSNVLLFDDFVAKIADFSLTNQSSDTAARLHSTRVLGTFGYHAPEYAMTGQITQKSDVYSFGVVLLELLTGRKPVDHTMPKGQQSLVTWATPRLSEDKVRQCVDPKLENDFPPKAIAKMGAVAALCVQYEADFRPNMTIVVKALQPLLNSKPAGPESQA
- the LOC141692396 gene encoding E3 ubiquitin-protein ligase SINAT2-like, with product MAPGGVCKEVVDSHNKYVKYDVVTAKAEKSNTPVKTGIGSGDKHGMPSTNGVHELLECAVCTSLMYPPIYQCPNGHTLCSDCKIRVHNCCPTCRLELGNIRCLALEKVAESLELPCRYRSLGCDDIFPYYSKLKHEQHCRFRPYSCPYAGSECSISSDIPTLVTHLKDDHNVDMHDGCTFNHRYVKANPHEVENATWMLTVFNCYGRQFCLHFEAFQLGMAPVYISFLRFMGEDSEAKKFSYSLEVGGYGRKLTWQGVPRSIRDSHRKVRDSLDGLIIPRNLALFFSGGDREELKLRVTGRIWKEQ